In Gossypium hirsutum isolate 1008001.06 chromosome D01, Gossypium_hirsutum_v2.1, whole genome shotgun sequence, the genomic window attagtGTGTATTCAATACTATTAGGCATTTATTTCATCCTCTAACTTTAAAAAGAAAGTTATTTTAgtcatcaatttaattttttgtttcttttagcccttaaacttgtaCTATTTATTAAATCACCCTAAAATTGATGTAAAAGTTAACGTATGTAAACAATCCAAAAGAGGTAAGGAGGGACCTTGGCCCCTTGGATAAAATGATTATATTGCAATTTTAGCCCGCTTAAAATTTACcaattcaatttagcctttaTCATAGATTCTTTTGGTTAAACCCTcaaacaaattatattttaatttatcttaGCCCCTCCAACCaaaatgttttttcttttcttcatcgttgttatatattattatatgtgtgaTAAAAATGATGGATGACCCCTTCGAAAAGCCAAAAAGTTAGGGGTTGTCGTTGTCCCAACAGCGGTCAACCTTGGCACAATATTAATGATTCAAGGAAATCTTTTGTTTTCCTTTAATTACAAGCTCAACCTCCCCAAGAAAAAAACATTTAAGAGCTTGAGTCATGGaatcaagttttaaaaatttaatccaaatCAATTATCCTTTGAATGACTCTACATCGTTTTTAATCCCAGgaacaattttattaaataaaataattgaaatgattCACTCTAGAATTGGGACCAACCATATATATGACTTACCAAATACCTTTGAAAATATCTAACCAGAGATccttttgaaaaattaaagtccaaattaaataaatataaaaataactcttaaattaaattaacctaattacctaaaaaataatttcaaaatgaaTGCATATGTTCGTTTACCAAGaggtttataaaaaaaatactaaatatgtgcattcattttgaaactttttttttagataattacatttatttttttaaattaagatttatttttttaatttcatgtatgatttatttattttattatttttcacatgtaacTATTTTATTGGGTTACCTAAGTAATAGATtacatctcattattattttcatcaattttgttaaaaaaaagcaatttgaaaaaaaaataaaaattgatgggAAAAAAGGCACAAAAATATATTTAgggccattttgacaaaacatgtaaacattaTTGGCCAAAATTATCATTaaacctttttattattattataggtGAACAACTCCATGTAAAGCTTTTCCTTTATTAGaatattcttgaaaatttattagtattttagCCTTAAATGATTAGTGTCCTGAAGAATTTGAGTAAAATCTTATATGGAAAGAGAGAGAGAGTGAAGCCATATTCCATATTCATTGGTTATCAAAAAACTTTCATGTTTTAGGTTTGAAAGTTGAGTTGTTGATATACAAAGGCGAATCCAAGGGGGTTAGTAGGCGCCCTGGTACCttataaaatggaaaattattatttttgactctttagttaaaattttaaaattttaaattagtaaaggtaaaattatgtGCTTTGgctctttaaaattttgaaaatttaatttaatcctttaaaaattataaagacatagactattaaaaattaaaattttatttcgaccccttaaaaaaattttctgccCTTGCCCCTGTTGATATAAgcaaaattaatttaacaataaaaaaaaggtgAATTGCATATTAATAATTAGTAAACAAAATATCTtgatattttttagttaaaattatatatttttaattaaaataataaaatttacaaggAAATGCCaccaaatttaaaaccatatGATTGCCACTGGCTTGTTGGCAATTTATTCTTTAAGACAACATGgaataaatttgtaattttataaaaattaaaggaaaaataaaagttatagTTAAAAACAGGCTAAATTAGTCATATATGCCTTTTTTTTAAAAGGGTCaaatagggttttttttttaagatttaaagaaATAGATCGATTTTTGAGGAGAGAGTATGAAAAACGCATCCAGCTAGACACGCTTTCTGCATAGTTAGTAGAAAAGCTCGTACAGCTGGGCAAGCTTTTTGCATAATTATCAGGAAAGCTCATTCAGCTGGATGAGCTTTTGCTGACATGTGCGAGAAAGCGCGCCCAGCTGGATGCGATTTCTTTGGAATTTTCTGAAAACGTGTCCAACTAGGCGCGCTTTTCCTAACTGTCAGCAAAAGTTCGTTCAGCTGAACATGCTTTCACACACTTTCTAAAAAATCGGCTTATTTctctaaatcttaaaaaaaaaccttatttaattacttaaaaaacccagatatatacacaatttaaccTTAAAAGCTAATTAGAGCCAAAAAAGACCTTTACATATCCGAAGTTTTGTAACCCATGATGTCATAAGCAGCTTTCAAGATTTATAGTCAGActgacataatttatttattatatttccaTTTCCAATATTGACCATACCAAAAATATAGGTTCAAAGAAATCTTTATAATGGGGTGCAAACATCTCACActtaacttaatatatatatttaagattcttgacccttttatttttctaaaattttgatttctcaagaaagaaaaacaaaaagtacaAGATTTTGACCATATATTCTTATACACATAACTAGAATATCAaccacaataataataataataataataataataataataataataatacacacTTTCATGTTACTTGAtattaaatttaaagattttgttTAGTATTTTTGGATAACAACAATTAGGTTTTCAAGACCTTGAGGAAGATGTATTCACATGCATCCCCTAAACCAATAGCATGGATTTCTTCTCGATTTTGACAGTGAAAGACTCTATTTTTACGTTTACATTTGTCTTTAAATCTCGTCATTTCTCTGTTAATTGTCAATcataatcacaaaaattaaaatttgtcacCTCAAAATTAATCACGACAAAAAAATTACGACGTTATTGAGGAAAAATCAACAATGATTAATCTTTTTCGCAACAGTTAATTTCAACCATATTTACGTGACGTGATCAACCATTACTACGTCCAATTTTTTTCTTCCTTCATCAACCACAGAATTGAAGGTTAAATTATATCGGATTAATACATCACGTTTTAATTTCGCTTCAATAGTCAATTACGAGTTTTTGTATCTTCTCTTCAGGAATAAAGTCAgaaaatttttatgatagtaaaaatgtaattttacaattttaatatatatctttataatttttaaatgattaaatcaaattttcatcataaatttttatcatttttaggaggCTAAAGTACAATTTTAAAGGAGACCAGGCAAAATTTTAAAGGAGACCCCGCCAGCCCCCTAGCTACGCTCCtgctagaggtgatcatgggtcgggccagGTTCAGGCCAGacccagacaaaattttaggcttatTTTTTAGGCCCGAGTCTGGCCCGGTCCGAAATATGAGCTTATAAATTTGTCCAAGCTTGGCCCagcccggcccatattaaatatatataaaaaatatatatttgattaaaaataatatatatttaatatataatttgggctgggcctgggccaaaaaagttttacccaaGGCCCGGCCCGTTGTCTAAACGGGcctaatttttttgcccaaactcataattcgagcctatatttttacccaaaccctcacATTTTTCAGGCGAACTGTCGGGCCAGGCCaggtagcccaacccatgatcacctctagctCCTGCTTAAGTACTTGAgtttagtttaaatatttaaattggtATTAAGACCAAATGACATCATGTGGCTTAAAGACACTTGTGCTCTAGTAAAAGAAACATAAGTACTTAATTGGGGTAAAAAGTagtttagataccaaattaaatattgaagCCAAACTCAAGTACTTAACTGGAAAAAAAAACACAGATATCTAATTAGAAAAAAAGGtactaaattaaatattgaaaccaATTTCAAGTACTAAATAGTATTTTAACCCAAATACACTATACGATCGCACAATAACAACGGGCCAAAACAGGTCCACAATGGTTTGCATGTGGCCTTTGACTGACTTTTCATATCCATACGTATAGTACATATACAATGCATTCGAACGTGCAATTTCCTGTCATGTGCCGTTGAATTTTTATACCCATTATTAATAGCTCTAGGTCCCATTCTCTTTACATATtccaaaatttagttttttttttaattccaataATTCAATTTCTCTCATAATTGAAAtccaataaataaaattattcaacagGAGTGAATtcagaaatttttttaggggttgtaattaaattatatatttttactattataaaaatataatttcaccattttaatatctatatatttataatttttaaagggttaaattaaatttttattatttttaggaggTAAAGTACAATGTtatcttaaatatttataaattttaaaggagcctaaatgaaaaattttccattttgggGCCGGAGCCCCTGCCAATAACCTTCACTAAATTGAATTATGtgacattttaaatgaaaaattactcactttaaaaaaaaaaactaaaacagtATGGAAGAAACTTATAATcccaaattcaacatttttatttatttatttgattttttatgcgTGTAAAATTATCACATGAGTAATTTGTTTACTTTTAAAATGCCATATAACCAATTCAACAGAACTCAATTAGACAAAAGACTAGACAGACTGAGTTACTtgggattaaatttcaaatatactaaaagtataaggattaggAGCACAAATAGACCTTATTAATAAATACGTTTGACCCAATCAAAAATTACTTTTTGTCtaatttatatttaagttttggtcCTTCTAGACTGCTTTAGAGACATAGCGGTCAAATGGTCTCATCTCTCTTAATGTGCTTTAGCTTCGAAATCCTTTTAATAGCCATTGTATTTCAAGTTCGAACTACTACGTCCGTACAAGTTTCAGTTGCTTCTGAATATCACCTTCTATATATACCCCCAAAATCACACGGCGATCCAACACTACCCCTTTAAAGCAATCCTATATTATCGTTTCCTGTTTAAACCCTTTTTATCATTTGATATGGAGAATGGTCGACAGCCAATGAAAGTTGTGATCATCAACACCAAGTACGTGCAGACGGATGCCACCAGCTTTAAGTCAGTTGTACAAGAGCTGACCGGCAGAGATTCGAAGGTTGCGACCAACCCGCCGAGGCTGAGAAGCCGGTTTTACGAGGAAcaagtaaagaagaaagaacaGGCCGGG contains:
- the LOC107936162 gene encoding VQ motif-containing protein 1, whose protein sequence is MENGRQPMKVVIINTKYVQTDATSFKSVVQELTGRDSKVATNPPRLRSRFYEEQVKKKEQAGVQTAAGVGSSTSSRPGDSILMKNLSFKELERLLKEMPPGDDLWWNMD